A part of Roseitalea porphyridii genomic DNA contains:
- a CDS encoding biotin--[acetyl-CoA-carboxylase] ligase: MDTFRLSPDALAAGYRLEAHERIGSTNARALELAANGESGPLWVVTDDQFSGRGRRGRQWHGPKGNLAASLLITPRTDLGTAATLGFAASIALSDALGRLAPEMGLSLGLDGMDANGAGRTRLELKWPNDVLLSGAKIAGILLESASLRGGAPAVVIGIGVNVVAAPEDVGYPATSLRAVGFQGSAADVLAVLADAWLDAHRIWSGGDGLPQVRRRWLERAAGLDAPVAVRTGGGIVRGRLETIDDDCRLIVRHDDGTVTKVAAGDVHFGAVATERQAGQHGGEN; the protein is encoded by the coding sequence GTGGACACGTTCCGGCTTTCCCCGGATGCCCTGGCCGCCGGCTACCGGCTCGAGGCGCACGAGCGGATCGGCTCGACCAACGCACGGGCGCTCGAGCTGGCGGCAAACGGCGAGTCCGGGCCGCTCTGGGTGGTGACGGACGACCAGTTCTCCGGCCGCGGGCGGCGCGGACGGCAGTGGCACGGGCCCAAGGGCAATCTCGCCGCATCGCTGCTGATCACGCCGCGCACCGATCTCGGCACGGCCGCGACGCTCGGCTTTGCCGCAAGCATCGCCCTGTCCGACGCGCTCGGCCGGCTCGCCCCTGAGATGGGCCTTTCCCTGGGGCTCGATGGCATGGACGCCAACGGCGCGGGCAGGACGCGCCTCGAACTGAAATGGCCCAACGACGTCCTGCTTTCGGGCGCCAAGATCGCCGGCATATTGCTGGAATCGGCGTCGCTTCGCGGTGGCGCGCCGGCGGTGGTGATCGGTATCGGCGTGAACGTGGTTGCCGCGCCGGAGGATGTGGGCTACCCGGCGACCTCGCTGCGCGCGGTCGGCTTTCAGGGCTCGGCCGCCGATGTGCTTGCGGTGCTCGCCGATGCGTGGCTTGACGCCCATCGCATCTGGAGCGGGGGCGACGGCCTGCCTCAGGTGCGCCGGCGCTGGCTCGAACGGGCGGCGGGACTGGATGCGCCCGTGGCGGTGCGGACCGGAGGCGGCATCGTTCGCGGGCGCCTTGAAACGATCGACGACGACTGCCGGCTGATCGTCAGGCACGACGACGGCACGGTGACGAAGGTTGCGGCCGGCGATGTCCATTTCGGCGCGGTGGCGACCGAACGGCAGGCCGGACAACACGGCGGAGAGAACTGA
- a CDS encoding NADH-quinone oxidoreductase subunit J, whose product MLLTGLSAAFFYMFALVAVTCSVMVVVARNPVHSVLYLIAVFFNTAALFILTGAEFLGMILLAVYVGAVAVLFLFVVMMLEVNRASVRQGIAEYAPVGVLIGIVIAAQLLIVVVGQSFAVATPGTAELPMPDPAVRHNTAALGDVLYTDYVYFFQIAGMVLLVAMIGAIVLTLRDPRPQVKRQDIGAQVGRDPKKAIELVDVDSGKGL is encoded by the coding sequence ATGCTGTTGACCGGCCTTTCGGCGGCATTCTTCTACATGTTCGCGCTCGTTGCGGTGACATGCTCGGTCATGGTCGTCGTGGCGCGCAATCCGGTGCATTCGGTGCTCTACCTGATCGCGGTGTTCTTCAACACCGCCGCGCTCTTCATCCTGACCGGCGCCGAGTTCCTCGGCATGATCCTGCTGGCGGTCTATGTCGGCGCCGTGGCGGTGCTGTTCCTGTTCGTCGTCATGATGCTCGAGGTCAATCGCGCCTCCGTGCGCCAGGGCATCGCGGAATACGCGCCGGTTGGCGTTCTGATCGGCATCGTCATCGCCGCCCAGCTTCTGATCGTTGTGGTCGGCCAGTCCTTTGCCGTGGCGACGCCCGGCACGGCCGAACTGCCGATGCCGGACCCGGCGGTGCGCCACAACACGGCCGCGCTCGGCGACGTGCTCTACACCGACTATGTCTACTTCTTCCAGATCGCCGGCATGGTGCTGCTGGTGGCGATGATCGGCGCCATCGTTTTGACGCTTCGCGACCCCCGTCCGCAGGTCAAGCGCCAGGACATCGGCGCCCAGGTCGGCCGCGATCCGAAGAAGGCGATCGAACTGGTCGATGTCGACAGCGGCAAGGGGCTCTGA
- the nuoH gene encoding NADH-quinone oxidoreductase subunit NuoH, which produces MLETYVIPGLLILAQSLAFLTVLLVFTAFVLYADRKIWAAVQSRKGPNVVGPFGLLQSFADLLKFVIKEPIIPAGANRGIFLFAPLVSAGLALIAWAVIPVQEGWAIANINVGILFVFAVSALEVYGVIMAGWASNSKYPFLGALRSAAQMVSYEVSIGFVIVTVLLLVGSLNLTDIVLAQRDGIGTWLGLPNTFLDWHWLGLLPMFVIFFISALAETNRPPFDLVEAESELVAGHMIEYSSTPYMLFMLGEYIAILLMCALTVILFMGGWLPPFDFAPFTWLPGVFWFMFKLCLVFFMFAMVKAIVPRYRYDQLMRLGWKVFLPISLFMVVATAAFLKLTGWA; this is translated from the coding sequence ATGCTTGAGACCTACGTCATTCCCGGCCTGCTGATCCTCGCCCAGTCGCTGGCGTTCCTGACGGTGCTGCTCGTGTTCACCGCGTTCGTGCTGTACGCCGACCGCAAGATCTGGGCTGCCGTGCAGAGCCGGAAGGGCCCCAACGTGGTCGGCCCGTTCGGCCTGCTGCAGTCCTTCGCCGACCTTTTGAAGTTCGTCATCAAGGAACCGATCATTCCCGCCGGCGCAAACCGGGGCATCTTCCTGTTCGCGCCGCTCGTGTCGGCCGGCCTTGCGCTGATCGCCTGGGCCGTGATCCCGGTGCAGGAAGGCTGGGCGATCGCCAATATCAATGTCGGCATCCTGTTCGTGTTCGCCGTCTCCGCGCTCGAGGTCTACGGCGTGATCATGGCCGGCTGGGCGTCGAACTCGAAATATCCGTTCCTGGGCGCGCTGCGCTCGGCCGCGCAGATGGTCTCCTACGAGGTCTCCATCGGCTTCGTGATCGTCACCGTGCTGCTGCTGGTGGGTTCGCTCAACCTGACCGACATCGTGCTCGCCCAGCGCGACGGCATCGGCACCTGGCTGGGCCTGCCGAACACGTTCCTCGACTGGCACTGGCTCGGCCTTTTGCCGATGTTCGTGATCTTCTTCATCTCCGCGCTCGCCGAGACCAACCGGCCGCCCTTCGATCTGGTCGAGGCCGAATCGGAACTCGTCGCCGGTCACATGATCGAATATTCGTCGACGCCCTACATGCTGTTCATGCTGGGCGAGTACATCGCCATCCTTCTGATGTGCGCGCTGACCGTGATCCTGTTCATGGGCGGATGGCTGCCGCCTTTCGATTTCGCGCCGTTCACCTGGCTGCCCGGCGTGTTCTGGTTCATGTTCAAGCTGTGTCTGGTCTTCTTCATGTTCGCCATGGTGAAGGCGATCGTGCCGCGCTACCGCTACGACCAGCTCATGCGCCTTGGCTGGAAGGTGTTCCTGCCCATATCCCTGTTCATGGTGGTGGCCACCGCCGCCTTCCTCAAGCTGACCGGCTGGGCTTAA
- the nuoK gene encoding NADH-quinone oxidoreductase subunit NuoK — MTITIAHFLTVSALMFVIGIFGIFLNRKSVIVILMSVELILLSVNLNFIAFSAHLQDLVGQVFALFVLTVAAAEAAIGLAILVVFYRNRGSIAVEDVSTMKG, encoded by the coding sequence ATGACCATCACCATCGCCCACTTTCTGACCGTCTCGGCGCTGATGTTCGTCATCGGCATCTTCGGCATCTTCCTCAACCGCAAGTCCGTCATCGTCATCCTGATGAGCGTCGAACTGATCCTTCTGTCGGTGAACCTGAACTTCATCGCCTTTTCGGCGCACCTGCAGGATCTGGTCGGCCAGGTCTTCGCCCTGTTCGTGCTGACCGTCGCGGCGGCCGAAGCCGCCATCGGGCTTGCCATCCTCGTTGTCTTCTACCGCAATCGCGGCTCGATCGCCGTTGAAGACGTCTCCACGATGAAGGGCTGA
- a CDS encoding NADH-quinone oxidoreductase subunit M: MAGMPLLSLVTFLPLVGVLVIFFISDETEMGLRNIRMVALLTTVFTFLVSLLIWAGFDTSNPGFQFVEEAEWLGGGLTYRMGVDGISMLFVILTTFLMPICILASWEAVQSRVKAYMLAFLILETLMIGVFCALDIVLFYVFFEGGLIPMFIIIGVWGGKRRVYASFKFFLYTLLGSVLMLLAIMAMYWEAGTTSIPELLAHDFPPQMQFWLWLAFFASFAVKMPMWPVHTWLPDAHVEAPTAGSVILAGILLKLGGYGFIRFSLGMFPLASADLAWLVFTLSVIAIVYTSLVAMMQQDMKKLIAYSSVAHMGFVTMGIFAANVQGLEGAIFQMLSHGLVSGALFLCVGVVYDRLHTREIAAYGGLVHNMPAYAVAFMVFTMANVGLPGTSGFVGEFLTLMGMFRVNTWFALFAATGVILSACYALWLYRRVIFGALEKETLKSLLDLSTREKVTLYPLVVLTIFFGVYPAPILDVIGPSVEALLVDYQAALDAAAAAGDVAAQMN; this comes from the coding sequence ATGGCCGGCATGCCGCTTCTGTCGCTGGTCACCTTCCTGCCGCTGGTCGGTGTCCTCGTCATCTTCTTCATCTCCGACGAGACGGAGATGGGCCTGCGCAACATCCGCATGGTCGCGCTGCTGACGACCGTGTTCACGTTCCTCGTCTCGCTGCTGATCTGGGCCGGCTTCGACACGTCCAATCCCGGTTTCCAGTTCGTCGAGGAGGCCGAGTGGCTCGGCGGTGGGCTGACCTACCGTATGGGCGTCGACGGCATCTCGATGCTGTTCGTCATCCTGACCACCTTCCTGATGCCGATCTGCATCCTGGCGAGCTGGGAGGCGGTGCAGAGCCGCGTGAAGGCCTACATGCTCGCCTTCCTGATCCTCGAGACGCTGATGATCGGCGTGTTCTGCGCGCTCGACATCGTGCTGTTCTACGTCTTCTTCGAGGGCGGCCTGATCCCGATGTTCATCATCATCGGCGTGTGGGGCGGCAAGCGGCGCGTCTACGCCTCGTTCAAGTTCTTCCTCTACACGCTGCTCGGCTCGGTGCTGATGCTGCTCGCCATCATGGCCATGTACTGGGAGGCGGGCACGACCTCGATCCCCGAACTTCTCGCCCATGATTTCCCGCCGCAGATGCAGTTCTGGCTGTGGCTGGCCTTCTTTGCGTCCTTCGCCGTCAAGATGCCGATGTGGCCGGTGCACACCTGGTTGCCGGACGCCCACGTCGAGGCGCCGACGGCCGGCTCGGTGATCCTTGCCGGCATCCTGCTCAAGCTCGGCGGCTATGGCTTCATCCGCTTTTCGCTGGGCATGTTCCCGCTCGCCTCGGCCGATCTGGCCTGGCTCGTGTTCACCCTGTCGGTGATCGCCATCGTCTACACCTCGCTGGTGGCGATGATGCAGCAGGACATGAAGAAGCTGATCGCCTATTCGTCGGTCGCCCATATGGGCTTCGTGACGATGGGCATCTTCGCCGCCAACGTGCAGGGCCTTGAGGGCGCGATCTTCCAGATGCTCAGCCACGGCCTCGTCTCGGGCGCGCTGTTCCTGTGCGTCGGCGTCGTCTACGACCGGCTGCACACGCGCGAAATCGCCGCCTATGGCGGGCTGGTCCACAACATGCCGGCCTATGCGGTCGCCTTCATGGTGTTCACCATGGCCAATGTCGGCCTGCCGGGCACGTCGGGCTTCGTCGGCGAGTTCCTCACCCTGATGGGCATGTTCCGCGTCAACACCTGGTTCGCCCTGTTTGCGGCGACCGGCGTGATCCTGTCGGCCTGCTATGCGCTGTGGCTCTATCGGCGCGTCATCTTCGGCGCGCTCGAAAAGGAGACGCTGAAATCGCTGCTCGATCTTTCCACCCGCGAGAAGGTCACGCTCTACCCGCTCGTCGTGCTGACGATCTTCTTCGGCGTCTATCCCGCGCCCATCCTCGATGTGATCGGCCCCTCGGTCGAGGCGCTGCTGGTCGACTACCAGGCCGCGCTCGATGCGGCCGCCGCGGCCGGTGACGTTGCCGCGCAGATGAACTGA
- the nuoN gene encoding NADH-quinone oxidoreductase subunit NuoN, translating into MTAQDLAQSLVIAAPELIIAVGAMALLMVGVFVHKDRANAIVTSLTVALLVAALGWMVFFTPTGPAFGGAYVHDAFSLFMKTLVLVGSTVALVMSVGFAREEKFDRFEFPILIALATLGMMLMVSADNLLGLYMALELQSLALYVIAAINRDSIRSTEAGLKYFVLGALSSGMMLYGISLIYGFTGHIDYQAIAGAIGGERSIGLLFGLVFLLVGLAFKISAVPFHMWTPDVYEGAPTPVTAFLAAAPKMAAMALLVRVVMEAFQPVTTDWQQIIVFISIASMLLGSFAAIGQSNIKRLMAYSSIGHMGYALVGLAAGSVAGVQGVMLYMAIYLAMTLGTFAFILAMRRKDEGNVEQISDLAGYAANNPLMATILTALMFSLTGIPPLAGFWAKWYVFLAAVEAGLWPLAIIGVLASVVGAYYYLRIIKIMWFDDAEARFVAPAGELRLVMGASGLFVLAYIVFGGPIAAYAETAARTFF; encoded by the coding sequence ATGACCGCCCAAGACCTTGCCCAGAGCCTTGTCATCGCAGCGCCCGAGCTGATCATCGCGGTCGGCGCGATGGCGCTCCTGATGGTCGGCGTGTTCGTCCACAAGGACCGCGCCAACGCGATCGTGACGTCGCTCACGGTGGCGCTTCTGGTCGCCGCGCTCGGCTGGATGGTCTTCTTCACGCCGACGGGCCCGGCCTTCGGCGGCGCCTATGTCCATGACGCCTTCAGCCTGTTCATGAAGACGCTCGTGCTGGTCGGTTCGACCGTTGCGCTCGTCATGTCGGTCGGCTTTGCCCGCGAGGAGAAGTTCGACCGGTTCGAGTTCCCGATCCTGATCGCGCTGGCGACGCTGGGCATGATGCTGATGGTCTCGGCCGACAATCTGCTCGGGCTCTACATGGCGCTCGAACTGCAGTCGCTGGCGCTCTACGTGATTGCCGCGATCAACCGCGATTCGATCCGCTCGACGGAAGCGGGCCTGAAATATTTCGTCTTGGGCGCGCTGTCGTCGGGCATGATGCTGTACGGCATCTCGCTGATCTACGGCTTTACCGGCCACATCGACTATCAGGCGATCGCCGGAGCGATAGGCGGCGAGCGCTCGATCGGGCTGCTGTTCGGCCTCGTTTTCCTGCTCGTCGGGCTGGCCTTCAAGATCTCGGCCGTGCCGTTCCACATGTGGACCCCCGACGTCTACGAGGGCGCGCCGACACCGGTGACGGCCTTCCTCGCCGCCGCGCCGAAGATGGCCGCCATGGCGCTTCTTGTGCGCGTGGTCATGGAGGCGTTCCAGCCCGTGACCACCGACTGGCAGCAGATCATCGTCTTCATCTCGATCGCCTCGATGCTGCTCGGCTCGTTCGCCGCCATCGGCCAGAGCAACATCAAGCGCCTGATGGCCTATTCGTCGATCGGCCATATGGGCTACGCGCTGGTCGGCCTCGCGGCCGGCTCGGTCGCCGGCGTTCAGGGCGTCATGCTGTACATGGCGATCTATCTGGCGATGACGCTGGGCACCTTCGCCTTCATCCTGGCCATGCGGCGCAAGGACGAGGGCAATGTCGAGCAGATTTCCGATCTTGCCGGCTATGCAGCCAACAATCCGCTGATGGCGACGATCCTGACCGCGCTGATGTTCTCGCTGACCGGCATCCCGCCGCTCGCCGGCTTCTGGGCCAAATGGTATGTCTTCCTCGCCGCCGTGGAGGCGGGGCTGTGGCCGCTGGCGATCATCGGCGTGCTCGCCTCGGTGGTCGGCGCCTACTATTATCTGCGCATCATCAAGATCATGTGGTTCGACGACGCCGAGGCGCGCTTTGTTGCCCCGGCGGGCGAACTGCGGCTGGTGATGGGCGCAAGCGGCCTGTTCGTTCTGGCCTACATCGTCTTCGGCGGGCCGATCGCGGCCTATGCCGAAACCGCCGCGCGGACCTTCTTCTGA
- the nuoL gene encoding NADH-quinone oxidoreductase subunit L, producing MYHAIVFLPLLGALIAGFGGRALGAKACEYVTSGFLVIAAILSWIALITVGFSEADPRTVQVMRFMDSGNLDVDWAFRIDTLTVVMLVVVTTVSSLVHIYSIGYMHHDPHRPRFFAYLSLFTFAMLMLVTADNLIQMFFGWEGVGLASYLLIGFWYKKASANNAAMKAFIVNRVGDFGFILGIFGVFVLFGSVNFDTIFANAAAFASVDGEASEAAREVLLTFLWMDLTAGEALTAVCLLLFLGAMGKSAQFLLHTWLPDAMEGPTPVSALIHAATMVTAGVFMVARLSPIFEYSQDALTVVTIVGAITAFFAATVGLVQNDIKRVIAYSTCSQLGYMFVALGIGAYGAAMFHLFTHAFFKALLFLGAGSVIHAVSDEQDMRKMGGLRKHIPMTYWMMIIGTVALTGVGIPGTYIGTAGFFSKDAIIESAFVGQNAAAGIAFGLLVIAALFTSFYSWRLIFMTFHGKPRATADVMHHVHESPPVMLVPLYVLAAGALFAGVLFYSAFVGHGHHEGWYNDFFRTALFAGPDNHVLDEFHDVPYWVKWSPFVVMAIGLVTAWYMYIRSPETPAALARQHAGLYRFLLNKWYFDELYDFLFVRPAKRLGTFLWKRGDGWLIDGFGPDGVARRVTDVTGRVVKWQTGYIYHYAFAMVIGIAALVTWMMLGGVL from the coding sequence ATGTATCACGCCATCGTCTTCCTGCCCCTTCTGGGCGCGCTGATTGCCGGCTTCGGCGGACGCGCGCTCGGCGCAAAGGCCTGCGAATACGTCACCTCCGGCTTTCTGGTGATCGCCGCGATCCTGTCGTGGATCGCGCTGATCACGGTCGGCTTCTCGGAAGCCGATCCGCGCACGGTCCAGGTCATGCGGTTCATGGATTCGGGCAATCTGGATGTCGACTGGGCCTTCCGCATCGACACGCTGACGGTGGTCATGCTCGTCGTCGTGACGACCGTCTCCTCGCTCGTGCACATCTATTCGATCGGCTACATGCACCACGACCCGCACCGGCCGCGGTTCTTCGCCTATCTGTCGCTGTTCACCTTCGCCATGCTGATGCTGGTGACCGCCGACAATCTGATCCAGATGTTCTTCGGCTGGGAGGGCGTCGGGCTCGCCTCCTATCTGCTGATCGGCTTCTGGTACAAGAAGGCCTCGGCCAACAACGCCGCCATGAAGGCGTTCATCGTCAACAGGGTTGGCGATTTCGGCTTCATCCTGGGCATTTTCGGCGTGTTCGTGCTGTTCGGCTCGGTCAATTTCGACACGATCTTCGCCAATGCCGCCGCCTTCGCGTCCGTCGACGGCGAGGCATCCGAGGCGGCGCGCGAGGTGCTGCTGACCTTCCTCTGGATGGACCTGACCGCCGGCGAGGCGCTGACCGCCGTGTGCCTGCTGCTGTTCCTGGGCGCGATGGGCAAGTCGGCCCAGTTCCTGCTGCACACCTGGCTGCCCGACGCGATGGAGGGCCCGACGCCGGTCTCCGCGCTCATCCATGCCGCCACCATGGTCACGGCGGGCGTGTTCATGGTCGCGCGCCTGTCGCCGATCTTCGAATATTCACAGGACGCGCTGACCGTCGTCACCATCGTCGGCGCCATCACCGCCTTCTTCGCCGCCACGGTCGGCCTCGTCCAGAACGACATCAAGCGCGTCATCGCCTATTCGACCTGCTCGCAGCTCGGCTACATGTTCGTCGCGCTCGGCATCGGCGCCTATGGCGCCGCGATGTTCCACCTGTTCACCCACGCCTTCTTCAAGGCGCTCTTGTTCCTGGGCGCCGGCTCGGTGATCCACGCGGTCTCCGACGAGCAGGACATGCGCAAGATGGGCGGGCTCCGCAAGCACATCCCGATGACCTACTGGATGATGATCATCGGCACGGTCGCGCTGACCGGGGTCGGCATTCCGGGCACTTACATTGGCACCGCCGGCTTCTTCTCCAAGGACGCCATCATCGAGAGCGCTTTCGTCGGCCAGAACGCGGCCGCCGGCATCGCCTTCGGCCTGCTGGTGATCGCCGCGCTGTTCACCTCGTTCTATTCCTGGCGCCTGATCTTCATGACCTTCCACGGCAAGCCGCGCGCCACGGCCGATGTCATGCACCATGTGCACGAATCGCCGCCCGTGATGCTGGTGCCGCTCTACGTGCTTGCGGCGGGCGCCCTGTTTGCCGGCGTCCTCTTCTATTCGGCGTTCGTCGGCCACGGCCACCACGAGGGCTGGTACAACGACTTCTTCCGCACGGCGCTGTTCGCCGGACCCGACAACCATGTTCTCGACGAGTTCCACGACGTTCCCTACTGGGTGAAGTGGAGCCCGTTCGTGGTCATGGCCATCGGCCTTGTGACGGCGTGGTACATGTATATCCGCTCGCCGGAGACCCCGGCCGCACTCGCCCGCCAGCACGCCGGCCTTTACCGGTTCCTGCTCAACAAATGGTATTTCGACGAACTCTACGACTTCCTGTTCGTCCGCCCGGCAAAGCGTCTCGGCACCTTCCTGTGGAAGCGCGGAGACGGCTGGCTGATCGACGGGTTCGGACCGGACGGCGTCGCCAGACGCGTCACCGACGTCACCGGCCGCGTGGTCAAGTGGCAGACCGGCTACATCTACCACTACGCCTTCGCCATGGTGATCGGCATCGCCGCGCTCGTCACCTGGATGATGCTCGGAGGAGTGCTGTGA
- the nuoI gene encoding NADH-quinone oxidoreductase subunit NuoI: MTTFAQAAKSLLLAEFVSAFFMAMRRFVAPKATINYPHEKGKLSPRFRGEHALRRYPNGEERCIACKLCEAICPAQAITIEAGPRRNDGTRRTVRYDIDMVKCIYCGFCQEACPVDAIVEGPNFEFATETREELYYDKEKLLANGDRWEREIARNMALDAPYR, translated from the coding sequence ATGACAACATTCGCGCAAGCCGCCAAATCGCTGCTGTTGGCCGAGTTCGTCAGCGCCTTCTTCATGGCGATGCGCCGGTTCGTGGCGCCCAAGGCGACGATCAACTACCCGCACGAGAAGGGCAAGCTGAGCCCGCGCTTCAGGGGTGAGCACGCGCTGCGCCGCTATCCCAATGGCGAGGAGCGCTGCATCGCCTGCAAGCTGTGCGAGGCGATCTGCCCGGCCCAGGCGATCACCATCGAGGCCGGCCCGCGCCGCAACGACGGCACGCGGCGCACGGTCCGCTACGACATCGACATGGTCAAATGCATCTATTGCGGCTTCTGCCAGGAGGCCTGTCCGGTCGATGCGATCGTCGAGGGACCGAACTTCGAGTTCGCCACCGAGACGCGCGAGGAACTGTACTACGACAAGGAAAAACTGCTGGCCAACGGGGACCGGTGGGAACGCGAGATCGCCCGCAACATGGCGCTCGACGCGCCCTACCGTTGA
- the mce gene encoding methylmalonyl-CoA epimerase encodes MLGRLNHVAIAVPDLGAAVARYRDTLGASVSAPQALPEHGVTVVFVELENTKTELLEPLGETSPIAAFLERNPSGGIHHMCYEVDDIIAARDRLKAQGVRVLGDGEPKTGAHGNPVLFLHPKDFDGTLIELEEVPAR; translated from the coding sequence ATGCTTGGACGTCTGAACCATGTCGCCATCGCCGTGCCGGATCTGGGCGCCGCCGTCGCGCGCTACCGCGATACGCTTGGCGCGTCCGTCTCCGCGCCGCAGGCGCTGCCCGAGCACGGCGTGACCGTGGTCTTCGTGGAGCTCGAGAACACCAAGACCGAACTGCTCGAACCGCTTGGCGAGACATCGCCGATCGCCGCCTTCCTCGAACGCAACCCGTCGGGCGGCATCCACCATATGTGCTATGAGGTGGACGACATCATCGCGGCGCGCGACCGGCTGAAGGCGCAAGGCGTGCGCGTGCTCGGCGATGGCGAACCGAAGACCGGCGCCCACGGCAACCCGGTCCTGTTCCTGCATCCCAAGGATTTCGACGGCACGCTGATCGAACTCGAGGAGGTGCCCGCCCGATGA
- a CDS encoding ribonuclease J: MAPKGEPELVFVPLGGVGEIGMNLALYGYGPETRRQWLMVDCGVTFPGPDLPGVDLVLPDIRFVEAERKNLAGIVITHAHEDHYGALLSLYHRLSPDGSMPVHMTPFGAGMLEAKAQGEADAPKVPIETYDGGERFSIGPFDIEAIAVTHSIPEPVSLAIRTPAGLVLHTGDWKHDIDPALGPLTDEDRFRQLGDEGVLALICDSTNAMREGESPSERQVSQGLAEVIANARGRVAITTFSSNVGRIKSIALAAQAADRRVLLMGRSMKRVVDVATDLGYMEGIEPFLDEAEFASVPRDQVVIILTGSQGEPRAALAKLGRDEMRDVKLTAGDMVVYSSRTIPGNEKAILETKNRLIDMGIDVIEDGDALVHVSGHPRRSELRQMYQWTRPKIGVPVHGEAAHLSAHAALMREAGIASVMDARNGDLVRLAPGDPEIIDDVPHGEIYKDGAIIGDDDAVGVVDRRRLSFAGHVAVSVILDRKHEIAVEPQLVAVGIPRNDAHGEDLEDILFEAAVGAVESMPRGRRKDLDLVEEAVTKAVRAAARKAWGKKPLVTVLVDRV, from the coding sequence ATGGCCCCCAAGGGCGAACCCGAACTGGTATTCGTGCCGCTTGGCGGCGTTGGCGAGATCGGCATGAACCTGGCCCTTTACGGCTATGGTCCCGAGACCCGGCGCCAGTGGCTGATGGTCGACTGCGGCGTGACCTTTCCCGGTCCCGACCTGCCCGGCGTCGATCTGGTCCTGCCCGACATCCGCTTCGTCGAGGCCGAGCGCAAGAACCTCGCCGGCATCGTCATCACGCACGCACATGAGGACCATTACGGCGCGCTCCTGTCGCTCTATCACCGCCTGTCGCCGGACGGCTCCATGCCCGTGCACATGACCCCGTTCGGCGCCGGCATGCTCGAAGCCAAGGCGCAGGGCGAGGCCGACGCGCCGAAGGTGCCGATCGAGACCTATGATGGCGGCGAGCGCTTCTCGATCGGCCCGTTCGACATCGAGGCCATCGCCGTCACCCATTCGATCCCCGAGCCGGTCTCGCTCGCCATCCGCACACCGGCGGGCCTGGTTCTGCACACCGGCGACTGGAAGCACGACATCGATCCGGCGCTCGGCCCGCTGACCGACGAGGACCGCTTCCGGCAACTGGGCGACGAGGGCGTTCTGGCGCTGATCTGCGATTCAACCAACGCCATGCGCGAGGGCGAGTCGCCGTCCGAACGGCAGGTCTCGCAGGGGCTCGCCGAGGTGATCGCCAACGCCAGGGGCCGCGTGGCGATCACGACGTTTTCGTCCAATGTCGGCCGCATCAAGTCGATCGCGCTCGCCGCCCAGGCGGCAGACCGGCGCGTGCTTCTGATGGGCCGGTCGATGAAGCGGGTCGTCGATGTCGCCACCGACCTTGGCTACATGGAGGGCATCGAGCCGTTTCTCGACGAGGCCGAATTCGCCTCGGTGCCGCGCGATCAGGTGGTCATCATCCTGACCGGTTCGCAGGGCGAACCGCGCGCCGCGCTGGCCAAGCTCGGCCGTGACGAGATGCGCGATGTCAAGCTCACCGCCGGCGACATGGTCGTCTATTCCTCGCGGACGATTCCCGGCAACGAGAAGGCCATCCTTGAGACGAAGAACCGGCTCATCGACATGGGCATCGACGTGATCGAGGACGGCGACGCGCTGGTCCATGTCTCCGGCCATCCCCGCCGCAGCGAACTGCGCCAGATGTATCAGTGGACGCGCCCGAAGATCGGCGTGCCGGTGCATGGCGAAGCGGCGCATCTCTCCGCCCATGCGGCGCTGATGCGCGAGGCCGGCATCGCCTCGGTGATGGACGCGCGCAACGGCGATCTGGTGCGTCTCGCTCCGGGCGACCCGGAAATCATCGACGATGTGCCGCACGGCGAGATCTACAAGGACGGCGCCATCATCGGCGATGATGACGCGGTCGGTGTGGTCGACCGGCGGCGGCTCTCCTTTGCCGGCCATGTCGCGGTCTCGGTGATCCTCGACAGGAAGCATGAGATCGCGGTGGAACCGCAACTCGTCGCGGTCGGCATCCCGCGCAACGATGCCCACGGCGAGGATCTCGAGGACATCCTGTTCGAGGCCGCGGTGGGCGCGGTCGAGTCGATGCCGCGCGGCCGGCGCAAGGACCTCGATCTGGTCGAGGAGGCGGTGACCAAGGCCGTGCGCGCCGCCGCCCGCAAGGCATGGGGCAAAAAGCCGCTCGTGACGGTGCTCGTCGACCGCGTATAG